A region from the Flavobacteriales bacterium genome encodes:
- a CDS encoding ABC transporter permease: MSSTAAERETLIGPDGPWWKLDLAALWHYRDLVALLVRRDITAVYKQTVLGPLWHVIQPLLTSFMFALIFGRAAGFAPKEIPGMLFYLSGLVPWFFFANVVNKTSKTFTANAALMGKVYFPRLAVPLSVAISNLVSFGIQFLAFLVLLVVYHFLHVDGFSWAPSPALLLLPLLVVLMGLLGLGAGVLISALTTKYRDLSFLVGFGVQLLMYASPVIFPLSRLEQFPVLLKLFNLNPMTSVIESTRAVFFGQPIPWEGLGYTSLFAVVLLLLGTAVFNKVERSFADIV; encoded by the coding sequence ATGTCGAGCACTGCCGCTGAGCGCGAAACACTGATCGGTCCGGACGGTCCTTGGTGGAAGTTGGACCTGGCCGCGCTCTGGCACTACCGCGATCTGGTGGCGCTGCTCGTGCGGCGGGACATCACAGCCGTTTACAAGCAGACCGTGCTCGGCCCGCTCTGGCATGTGATCCAGCCGCTGCTGACGAGCTTCATGTTCGCGCTCATCTTCGGCAGAGCGGCTGGTTTCGCGCCCAAGGAGATCCCCGGCATGCTGTTCTACCTGAGCGGTCTCGTGCCCTGGTTCTTCTTCGCGAACGTGGTGAACAAAACCAGCAAGACGTTCACGGCCAACGCTGCGTTGATGGGCAAGGTGTACTTCCCGAGACTGGCCGTGCCGCTCAGCGTCGCCATCAGTAACCTGGTGAGCTTCGGCATCCAGTTCCTGGCCTTTCTGGTGCTGCTGGTGGTGTACCACTTCCTGCACGTCGATGGTTTCTCATGGGCGCCTTCACCCGCATTGCTCTTGCTGCCATTGCTCGTGGTGCTCATGGGCCTGCTCGGCCTGGGCGCAGGTGTGCTTATCAGCGCGCTCACCACCAAGTACCGCGATCTGAGCTTCCTCGTCGGCTTCGGGGTGCAGTTGCTGATGTACGCGAGCCCGGTCATTTTCCCGCTCTCGCGCCTGGAGCAGTTCCCCGTCCTGCTGAAGCTCTTCAACCTGAACCCGATGACCAGCGTGATCGAAAGCACGCGTGCGGTGTTCTTCGGTCAACCCATCCCCTGGGAAGGCCTGGGTTACACATCGCTGTTCGCCGTCGTTCTGCTTTTGCTCGGTACGGCCGT
- a CDS encoding polysaccharide biosynthesis tyrosine autokinase, with the protein MATAKAPGKGGVIDVNDLRFFARIVSKNWYLVVLAVGLSAALSYLYAYKLPEVHGASTQILLKDRDVFNYQSQIYQNIGYYAAYGDIVNQKRVLTSYDMINETLDKLDFDVSYYILGRLKATEAYHDLPFEVKARVQNKALFEKPIDLKVVDADTYTITYDVGKEGAVSHTLPFDKEVAAGNDMLINVRRVKQITRGDIASLADGDYQFVLHSRPWLVNKYKNNMAIENLEYTSILEIRVEDEVAERAKLFLDSLSKVYIDYTLQSEFEINGNTMGYIDKQLDEVTVILNKFEDDLQAYKENKNILDLGREQERYFDQLVNFDNSRRQYELMIESLDNLEDYVLNIGDEELLPPNFYLLQGDEFLNVAVSELYSMQMSRNRMLQDATDENQAIKKLDETIGLHRQNLLTYITNSRIAIKQKIGDVTIQISDYEGMIRQVPQRQRDMLNIDRKVQVNEKLYLFLLEKRANTVIARAGIIPQTKVIEKARGLGIVRPDKLSILYSFIVGGLILSLIVVFIRVMFYDRIENADQLRSMTPVPVFGEIIASEKAEENYVVVDSDPKAAITESFRTVRTNLEYLPQTPAGKVVMVTSYRPNEGKTFCSVNLSAILAKAGKKVLLLELDLHKPKVASGLGMSSPIGISNLMVGKAAIPDVIMPTHIENFHVILSGPTPPNASELVLSKHMAELFEYGRQHYDYVMIDTPPVGLISDALVMMKLADATLFVVNTRFANKDHLKSALEVHLANPVHNFGFILNGVRMKKSKYYYNTNYGYGYRYAYGYGYGSGYGYGYGYGRKRRGKKEGDEKDNKKPDTRA; encoded by the coding sequence ATGGCCACAGCGAAGGCTCCCGGCAAGGGAGGCGTGATCGATGTCAACGATCTGCGCTTTTTCGCCCGTATCGTCTCGAAGAACTGGTACCTGGTGGTGCTGGCCGTGGGCCTCTCGGCCGCGCTGAGCTACCTCTACGCGTACAAGCTTCCGGAAGTGCACGGGGCCAGCACCCAGATCCTGCTCAAGGACCGGGACGTGTTCAACTACCAGAGCCAGATCTACCAGAACATCGGTTACTACGCCGCCTACGGCGACATCGTGAACCAGAAGCGCGTGCTCACCAGCTACGACATGATCAATGAGACGCTGGACAAGCTCGATTTCGATGTGAGCTATTACATCCTGGGCCGTCTCAAAGCCACCGAGGCCTATCACGACCTGCCCTTCGAGGTGAAAGCCAGGGTGCAGAACAAGGCACTGTTCGAAAAGCCCATCGACCTGAAGGTGGTGGATGCGGACACGTACACCATCACCTACGATGTCGGGAAGGAAGGCGCCGTGAGCCATACCCTGCCGTTCGACAAGGAGGTGGCCGCTGGCAACGACATGCTCATCAATGTGCGCCGGGTGAAACAGATCACCCGCGGCGACATTGCATCGCTTGCCGATGGCGACTACCAGTTCGTGCTGCACAGCCGGCCTTGGCTGGTGAACAAGTACAAGAACAACATGGCCATCGAGAACCTCGAGTACACCAGCATCCTGGAGATCAGGGTGGAAGATGAGGTGGCAGAGCGCGCGAAGTTGTTCCTGGACAGCCTGAGCAAGGTCTATATCGATTACACGCTCCAGAGCGAGTTCGAGATCAACGGGAACACCATGGGCTACATCGACAAGCAGCTCGATGAGGTGACCGTGATCCTGAACAAGTTCGAGGACGACCTCCAGGCGTACAAGGAAAACAAGAACATCCTGGACCTGGGCCGGGAGCAGGAACGCTACTTCGATCAGCTCGTCAACTTCGACAATTCCCGCCGACAGTACGAATTGATGATCGAGAGCCTGGACAACCTGGAAGACTACGTGCTCAACATAGGCGACGAGGAACTCCTGCCGCCCAATTTCTACCTTCTCCAAGGTGACGAGTTCCTCAACGTGGCGGTGAGCGAGCTCTATTCCATGCAGATGAGCCGCAACCGTATGCTGCAGGATGCAACAGATGAGAACCAGGCCATCAAGAAGCTCGATGAAACGATCGGGCTGCACCGGCAGAACCTGCTCACCTACATCACCAATTCCAGGATCGCGATCAAGCAGAAGATCGGCGATGTGACCATCCAGATCTCCGACTACGAGGGCATGATCCGCCAGGTGCCGCAGCGGCAGCGCGATATGCTCAACATCGACCGCAAGGTGCAGGTGAACGAGAAGCTCTACCTCTTCCTGTTGGAGAAGCGCGCGAACACGGTGATCGCCCGTGCCGGTATCATTCCGCAGACCAAGGTGATCGAGAAGGCCCGTGGCCTCGGGATCGTGCGGCCGGACAAGCTCAGCATCCTTTATTCGTTCATCGTTGGCGGCCTGATCCTATCGCTCATCGTGGTCTTCATCCGTGTGATGTTCTACGACCGCATCGAGAACGCCGACCAGCTCCGGTCCATGACCCCGGTACCGGTCTTCGGCGAGATCATCGCCAGCGAAAAGGCCGAGGAGAACTACGTGGTGGTGGACAGCGATCCGAAGGCGGCCATCACGGAGAGCTTCCGCACGGTGCGCACCAACTTGGAGTACCTGCCGCAAACCCCTGCGGGCAAGGTGGTGATGGTGACAAGCTACCGGCCCAACGAGGGGAAAACCTTTTGCAGTGTGAACCTGAGCGCCATCCTGGCCAAGGCCGGCAAGAAGGTGCTGCTCCTCGAGCTCGATCTGCACAAACCGAAGGTAGCGTCGGGTCTGGGCATGAGCAGCCCCATCGGCATCAGTAACCTGATGGTGGGAAAGGCGGCCATCCCGGACGTGATCATGCCCACGCACATCGAGAACTTCCACGTGATCCTGAGCGGTCCTACGCCGCCCAACGCCAGCGAACTGGTTTTGAGCAAGCACATGGCCGAGCTCTTCGAGTACGGCAGGCAGCACTACGATTACGTGATGATCGACACACCGCCCGTCGGCCTCATCAGCGATGCGCTGGTGATGATGAAACTCGCCGATGCCACGCTCTTCGTCGTGAACACGCGTTTCGCGAACAAGGACCACCTGAAGAGCGCCCTTGAAGTGCACCTGGCCAATCCGGTGCACAACTTCGGCTTCATCCTGAACGGGGTGAGAATGAAGAAGAGCAAGTACTACTACAACACGAACTACGGCTACGGCTACCGCTACGCCTACGGCTATGGTTACGGTAGTGGTTACGGTTACGGATACGGCTATGGCCGCAAGCGCCGAGGCAAGAAAGAGGGCGACGAGAAGGACAACAAGAAGCCCGATACGCGCGCCTGA
- a CDS encoding archaeosortase/exosortase family protein, translating into MARLPFKEDPLLRFLVTGVLLFAGWLMVYHWVLHPRTSLDRTVIDGIMWLAGGTLEALGEQLLPEPDPNYRTIGVQGGHNLWIGDPCNGVTVMAVFSIFIIAYPGRWSQRAWFLPVGILSIHLINTLRVVVLALVVKHDYGWLEFNHDYVFYIVVYGWVLLLWWWWVRRAGGPALNAAA; encoded by the coding sequence ATGGCCCGTCTTCCGTTCAAGGAAGACCCTCTGCTCCGGTTCCTGGTCACCGGGGTCCTGCTCTTCGCAGGTTGGTTGATGGTCTATCACTGGGTGTTGCATCCGCGCACGTCCCTGGACCGCACGGTCATCGATGGCATCATGTGGCTGGCCGGGGGCACCCTCGAAGCGCTGGGGGAGCAATTGCTTCCGGAGCCCGACCCGAACTATCGCACCATCGGCGTGCAGGGGGGGCACAACCTGTGGATCGGTGACCCCTGCAACGGTGTTACCGTGATGGCCGTGTTCAGCATCTTCATCATCGCGTACCCGGGCCGTTGGTCGCAACGTGCATGGTTCCTGCCGGTCGGCATCCTGAGCATCCATCTGATCAACACGCTTCGCGTGGTGGTGCTCGCTCTCGTGGTGAAACACGACTACGGATGGCTTGAGTTCAATCACGACTATGTCTTCTACATCGTGGTCTACGGGTGGGTGTTGCTGCTCTGGTGGTGGTGGGTGCGCCGCGCCGGGGGGCCAGCTCTGAACGCTGCAGCATGA